A portion of the Scylla paramamosain isolate STU-SP2022 chromosome 2, ASM3559412v1, whole genome shotgun sequence genome contains these proteins:
- the LOC135112798 gene encoding titin-like isoform X1: MSSFWSNVTGRGSGDKPPSGRSRSVSRSKDVEAPKGRPATRERPQDNSREDDDHEKQAARNDEEEGDGCLNMSRLKEQMLGRGGGRGVLRVGLLPAFTRAGRTGSLPHPKRQPSNEPASLSTPTPPPTPTNDHQPPVPDSPKPKVKGVGRKRAASASPTRDKRRSFRGISRDRLPAFPHLPHLPSLPPQLRNILHRGGGGERDGHSAEVPSPNKPTRRPGPVGRTWVKVYDDITFMDEQEEEMYPMLGYTGHPAVVPEASPLPTPPTPPPPRTGQRHSSTASEYDNVPKEERSTPELIPEPEVLGRRSPSPEPPAQADEPQPPTAHTESQNSVGQGRGRDRFRGRRQKRTGTPVRVGREEDKEPQDEDIDAAALAALEAEIIVAPKEEEDYIIPQALQPPRPPRGHKTYDHVEDLSKTDSPPQQEVCEEPRKPRRGVKVYDELIFRRQHQLGIDANTLPSSQFETMTQEEAVLEQEIVPQQSVTEQEAAPQQEAAMQEETTTQEETVTQETVTQQGDVTQEEVPTLQEAVSQESDAAPETAETQEQVNASKETEVTEAPRREGEPPRPRRGLKVYDTVEMRRRAPTQDALQTDTEEPVLEVICRDESKAGSKATAEEPQRPSRGHKIYASLIIQPHTDRGEAQVAEVTLNNGGPFSATHEADTGEPSVLPEGEAKADSKEAETTGGEQQEQQEQRQQQEEEEQQVQQQQQKEEQVQQQQQQQQEEQVQQQQQQQQQEQQVQLQQEEEQQVQQQQQQQQVQQQQQQQEVQMQQQQQPVEGTVPPYARVLKGSGTRELRPMVPSDDDEPPPPIPPKKKGLRAITPQLDAVLPPRPPRHLKPRITTSILMVNGDVLPARPARGTKIYESVKPTTPTVPKRYSKVVRIEDLDDVSAHPPPKPSRHALHPPRRRRKKQEVQKELDGDEQQPVTARLTFDTGKVTQVTTLTTDQQDNYENITMSGGCPQPATRNRNRPLPPPPPPPKKGRIQQRYKQQQQQQQQQQQSGESHVNENGVTAAISGGEVGSPEGAGPTLGEHHPPSRPAAPGRVASKRRGAARLQNDINENLKTIESSFATLDTVLKSLQTYSRSSPPRTVVKGSSEQPCENTAPAPTSTQPAATQAVITASPTVSKSDEAATPTDVSTNHVTGAASQQVTLDSTKTDQVQNVESRTVNKETGVAQSCQSDAVNNRLILQPGVCHESVESKSVKVDDLPQETDRFKELKSESSDQGVSESSERGLVDPQRISVSVDSDAKDVTNEVKDSKVTGEESVKDPEKVQTVPQTSVKFQEGKTLFETAVKIGDNQGTEEQLAGKTDVQTQETLLPVKKGAQKPEISHLPTHQELDSAQHSETPQKPTQPESHQHPAQQLESPQQPDRSVQDPEKVVTVPQTSLKFEEGKTLFETTVKVGDNQPESPQQLSEKPESTQQSAEQPERSPLPSKGTKDSIKDPEKVQTVPQTSLKFQEGKTLFETAVKIGDDQGSAEHSASKSDVQTPETLSPVDDTQEAGSCQQPDNTKEQPQHQAESPKQPDPIAKDPEKVPVAPETSFKFQEGKTVSETSVKVGEEQPTQQLGSLQFSPQLTENIPQEEEKSQSREEPSKDKDSIKDPEKVQTVPQTSLKFQEGKTIFETAVKIGEGQGTAEHSALKSDVQTPETLLAVKADAHKPEGEQQPTLQKPEIFQQLDHSVKDPEKVPTVPQTSLKFEEGKTLFETSVKVGDDLSTQPSERPQQHPEGTKELQQLPQQPESTQQPAEQLETAQQPDRSTKDPEKVVTVPQTSLKFEEGKTLFETTVKVGDNQPESPQHPSEKPESIQQSAEQPESPAWSSKDTKDSIKDPEKVQTVPQTSLKFQEGKTLFETAVKIGNDQGSAEHSVSKSDVQTPETLSPVDDTQEAGSQQFAQHQTESPKQPKSAVKDPEKVSVVPQTSLKFEEGKTLFETAVKIGEDEDGAQQAKVSSEEVQETEAAESQSGASAQTKGKTVFETLFRVESIKRSKPTEAVTEGEAASDHRKEQGSAEISDGGAAGEAEQLERAGGEEQPPIKELQEGVADLASRLQGIRSTLESAICNFPPALTPVPVPASASPTPNTAEAAAPPAEERPPSPAHTHHLPCCSKVDVCFDVCLRMSVFAMCVAA, from the coding sequence GTGCCCAGTCCCAACAAGCCTACCAGGAGGCCTGGACCGGTGGGACGAACCTGGGTCAAGGTGTATGACGACATCACCTTCAtggacgagcaggaggaggagatgtaccCTATGCTGGGCTACACAGGACACCCTGCCGTAGTGCCTGAGGCATCACCTCTGCCCACACCGCCGACACCACCGCCTCCCAGGACTGGCCAGCGTCATTCCTCAACGGCTAGTGAATATGATAACGTCCCTAAGGAGGAGCGCTCCACCCCTGAGCTCATCCCCGAGCCCGAGGTGTTGGGGCGTCGCAGCCCCTCCCCCGAGCCGCCAGCCCAAGCTGATGAGCCACAGCCTCCCACGGCTCATACCGAATCTCAAAATTCAGTTGGCCAAGGGCGTGGACGAGACCGATTTCGAGGCAGAAGGCAAAAACGAACCGGGACTCCCGTCAGGGTTGGCcgcgaggaagacaaggagcCTCAAGATGAGGACATCGATGCAGCTGCCCTTGCGGCTCTGGAGGCTGAGATCATCGTGGcgcctaaggaggaggaggattatatcATCCCTCAGGCTCTGCAGCCACCGAGGCCACCCAGGGGACACAAAACGTATGATCACGTGGAGGATCTTTCCAAAACAGACTCTCCCCCACAGCAGGAAGTCTGCGAGGAGCCACGTAAGCCACGTCGGGGAGTGAAGGTTTACGACGAGTTGATCTTCCGCCGCCAACACCAGCTTGGAATCGATGCAAATACTCTTCCCTCTTCACAGTTTGAAACTATGACACAAGAGGAGGCTGTGCTGGAGCAAGAGATTGTACCACAACAGTCAGTGACGGAACAGGAGGCTGCACCGCAGCAGGAGGCCGCGATGCAAGAAGAGACTACGACCCAGGAAGAGACTGTAACTCAGGAGACTGTGACACAGCAGGGGGATGTGACGCAGGAAGAGGTCCCGACTCTGCAAGAAGCTGTGTCGCAGGAAAGTGATGCTGCACCGGAAACGGCAGAGACCCAGGAACAGGTGAATGCAAGCAAAGAGACAGAAGTGACGGAAGCTCCAAGACGAGAGGGAGAACCACCGCGTCCCCGGCGAGGCCTGAAAGTGTACGACACTGTTGAAATGCGTCGCCGCGCACCAACACAGGACGCTTTGCAGACTGATACGGAAGAGCCAGTTTTAGAAGTTATCTGTCGAGACGAAAGTAAGGCCGGAAGTAAAGCCACTGCTGAGGAGCCGCAGCGTCCATCGCGAGGCCATAAGATCTATGCGTCGTTAATTATCCAGCCTCACACTGATAGAGGCGAGGCGCAGGTGGCGGAGGTCACCCTCAATAACGGTGGCCCCTTCTCTGCCACCCACGAGGCAGACACCGGCGAGCCATCTGTCCTTCCTGAGGGAGAGGCCAAGGCTGATTCTAAAGAAGCTGAGACCACGGGCGgggaacagcaggagcagcaggaacagcggcagcagcaggaggaggaggagcaacaggtgcaacaacagcagcagaaggaggaacaggtgcaacagcagcaacagcagcagcaggaggaacaagtgcaacagcagcagcagcagcagcagcaggagcaacaggTGCAGctgcagcaggaagaggagcaacaggtgcagcagcagcagcaacaacaacaggtacaacagcagcaacaacagcaagaggTACAgatgcaacagcagcagcagcctgttGAGGGGACGGTGCCTCCATATGCACGCGTTCTGAAGGGCTCCGGTACTCGAGAGCTGCGGCCGATGGTGCCCTCCGATGACGACGAGCCCCCGCCACCCATCCCGCCCAAAAAGAAAGGTCTGAGGGCTATTACACCTCAGTTGGATGCGGTGCTCCCACCCAGGCCGCCTCGCCACCTCAAGCCGCGTATCACCACATCAATACTCATGGTGAACGGTGATGTCCTGCCCGCGCGTCCCGCCCGTGGCACCAAGATATATGAATCTGTAAAGCCAACCACCCCCACGGTGCCGAAGCGATATTCCAAAGTGGTTCGCATCGAGGACCTGGATGATGTGAGTGCCCACCCACCCCCCAAGCCCTCCAGACATGCACTACATCCGCCTCGCAGACGCAGGAAAAAGCAGGAGGTTCAAAAGGAACTGGATGGCGACGAGCAGCAGCCGGTGACAGCGAGGCTCACCTTCGACACTGGCAAAGTCACCCAGGTAACAACACTCACCACCGACCAGCAGGACAACTACGAGAATATCACCATGAGCGGAGGCTGCCCGCAACCAGCCACCCGCAATCGTAAccgtcccctccctcctcccccgcccccacCCAAGAAAGGCAGGATACAACAACgctacaaacaacaacaacaacaacaacaacaacaacaacaaagcggGGAATCTCATGTCAATGAGAACGGAGTCACGGCAGCAATATCAGGTGGCGAGGTTGGCAGCCCTGAAGGGGCGGGCCCGACCCTTGGTGAACACCACCCACCCAGTCGTCCCGCGGCTCCGGGCCGAGTAGCATCTAAACGCCGCGGCGCAGCCAGGCTTCAAAACGACATAAACGAAAACTTGAAAACAATCGAGTCGTCCTTTGCTACTCTCGATACTGTGTTAAAGTCACTTCAAACTTACTCTCGTTCTTCTCCGCCCCGGACAGTGGTGAAGGGTTCGAGCGAGCAGCCATGTGAGAATACAGCGCCCGCCCCCACCTCGACACAACCAGCTGCTACGCAAGCGGTAATAACAGCGTCACCAACTGTGAGTAAAAGCGACGAGGCAGCGACACCGACAGACGTTAGTACAAACCATGTTACTGGTGCTGCCTCCCAACAGGTGACGCTCGACTCGACCAAAACTGACCAAGTGCAAAACGTCGAGTCTCGGACAGTAAACAAGGAAACAGGTGTGGCTCAGAGTTGTCAAAGCGACGCAGTAAATAACAGATTAATACTGCAACCAGGAGTGTGTCACGAAAGTGTTGAAAGTAAATCTGTGAAAGTAGACGATCTGCCTCAGGAAACTGACAGGTTTAAGGAGTTGAAAAGTGAATCGAGTGATCAAGGTGTTTCCGAAAGCAGTGAGAGAGGACTTGTGGATCCTCAAAGAATTTCTGTGAGTGTAGATAGTGATGCGAAAGATGTAACAAATGAAGTGAAAGACAGTAAAGTAACAGGTGAAGAATCTGTAAAAGACCCAGAAAAGGTTCAAACTGTGCCTCAGACATCAGTAAAGTTCCAGGAAGGCAAAACTTTGTTCGAGACTGCAGTGAAGATTGGCGACAACCAAGGCACTGAAGAACAATTAGCTGGTAAGACTGACGTGCAGACCCAAGAAACGTTGTTGCCAGTCAAAAAAGGTGCTCAAAAGCCCGAGATTAGTCACCTGCCAACACATCAAGAGCTTGACAGCGCAcaacattctgaaacacctcaaAAGCCCACACAACCTGAAAGCCATCAGCATCCCGCACAACAGCTCGAGAGCCCTCAACAACCCGATCGCTCAGTCCAAGATCCTGAGAAGGTTGTGACAGTTCCTCAGACTTCATTAAAATTTGAAGAGGGAAAGACGCTGTTCGAGACAACAGTGAAAGTTGGTGACAATCAGCCTGAGAGTCCTCAACAGCTGTCAGAAAAGCCAGAAAGCACTCAACAGTCTGCTGAACAGCCAGAAAGATCTCCTTTGCCTTCGAAAGGCACCAAAGACTCCATAAAAGACCCAGAAAAAGTTCAAACAGTGCCACAGACATCACTGAAGTTCCAGGAAGGCAAAACTTTATTTGAGACTGCAGTGAAGATTGGAGACGACCAAGGCAGTGCAGAACACTCGGCCAGCAAGAGTGACGTGCAGACCCCGGAAACGTTGTCGCCAGTCGATGATACACAAGAGGCGGGAAGTTGTCAACAGCCTGACAACACCAAAGAACAGCCTCAACACCAGGCTGAAAGCCCAAAACAGCCTGATCCAATTGCTAAAGATCCTGAAAAGGTACCAGTAGCCCCCGAAACTTCATTCAAATTCCAGGAGGGAAAGACAGTTTCTGAGACATCAGTGAAAGTTGGTGAGGAGCAGCCTACACAGCAGCTTGGAAGCCTTCAGTTTTCTCCCCAGCTAACTGAAAACATTCctcaagaagaagagaagagtcaGAGCCGCGAGGAACCTTCAAAAGATAAAGACTCCATAAAAGATCCAGAAAAAGTTCAAACAGTGCCTCAGACATCACTAAAGTTCCAGGAAGGAAAAACTATATTCGAGACTGCAGTGAAGATTGGAGAAGGCCAAGGCACTGCAGAACACTCGGCTCTCAAGAGTGACGTGCAGACTCCGGAAACGTTATTAGCAGTTAAGGCAGACGCCCATAAGCCTGAGGGTGAGCAGCAGCCAACATTGCAAAAACCTGAGATCTTTCAACAGCTCGATCACTCAGTCAAGGATCCTGAGAAGGTTCCAACTGTTCCTCAAACTTCGCTGAAAttcgaggaaggaaagacgctTTTTGAAACCAGTGTAAAAGTTGGTGACGATTTGTCTACACAGCCATCAGAAAGGCCTCAACAACATCcggaaggaacgaaagaactTCAGCAGCTGCCACAACAACCTGAAAGCACTCAACAGCCTGCAGAGCAGCTTGAAACAGCGCAGCAGCCCGATCGCTCGACCAAAGATCCTGAGAAGGTTGTGACAGTTCCTCAGACTTCATTAAAATTTGAAGAGGGAAAGACGCTGTTCGAGACAACAGTGAAAGTTGGTGACAATCAGCCTGAGAGTCCTCAGCATCCGTCAGAAAAGCCAGAAAGCATTCAACAGTCTGCTGAACAGCCTGAAAGCCCTGCTTGGTCTTCAAAAGACACCAAAGACTCCATAAAAGACCCAGAAAAAGTTCAGACAGTGCCACAGACATCACTGAAGTTCCAGGAAGGCAAAACTTTATTTGAGACTGCAGTGAAGATTGGAAACGACCAAGGCAGTGCAGAACACTCGGTCAGCAAGAGTGACGTGCAGACCCCGGAAACGTTGTCGCCAGTCGATGATACCCAAGAGGCGGGAAGTCAACAATTTGCACAGCACCAGACAGAAAGTCCAAAACAGCCCAAATCAGCTGTTAAAGATCCTGAGAAGGTCTCAGTAGTTCCTCAGACCTCACTTAAAtttgaagaaggaaagacgcTTTTTGAGACAGCAGTGAAAATTGGCGAGGATGAAGATGGTGCTCAGCAGGCAAAGGTGAGCAGTGAAGAGGTGCAAGAAACTGAAGCTGCTGAGTCACAGAGTGGTGCGTCTGCTCAGACTAAGGGGAAGACTGTGTTTGAGACGCTCTTTCGGGTGGAGTCCATCAAGCGGTCCAAGCCTACTGAAGCAGTCACAGAGGGGGAAGCCGCGTCTGACCACCGGAAGGAGCAGGGATCAGCGGAAATTAGTGACGGCGGCGCTGCAGGGGAAGCAGAACAGCTCGAACGTGCGGGCGGCGAGGAGCAGCCACCTATCAAGGAGCTGCAGGAGGGCGTGGCAGACTTAGCCTCCCGCCTTCAAGGTATTCGTTCCACCCTTGAGAGTGCCATCTGCAATTTCCCTCCTGCACTCACCCCAGTTCCAGTGCCAGCCTCTGCCTCACCCACGCCTAACACTGCCGAAGCCGCTGCCCCGCCTGCTGAGGAGCGTCCCCCCAGCCCCGCTCACACTCACCACCTCCCGTGCTGTAGTAAGGTTGATGTGTGCTTTGATGTGTGTTTACGTATGTCCGTCTTCGCAATGTGCGTTGCTGCTTAG
- the LOC135112811 gene encoding FYVE, RhoGEF and PH domain-containing protein 6-like — protein MSIVQESASPRGASSWADLSSDAAADHRLVIPQLEEGRRASWSGGAEGMAPESQSGSFTSRRSLALIFGSLGKGKRYARRQEMARSKTLTRPEGARPSSQFYVDLPKDESAVSAFSAEHTSGQAESREETPPGPSEQQQEKQQQQPQHQASKSPISPGGTPLRGVLVLPAAARQSSAYLVRARLFSGDSSPPPSPKGTMGSAPSIDNQEEPREAIAPYVVQQYGSMLAELTQHCRTKQNVSQLRIESGEEDDTDSGDDEEGEREDEEKDNGAEVETCSEVALQRADTSVSEAAESDSLTSGMTPEVLCETNQLTSNSTDPTPTPSPELTSQEKRERKVFLIAQEVMTSERVFVDVLRLLNTDFRKFVCEWREGSEDQVSHGQQDAPPSPVLPLHELDKVLNYLPQLQNLNEEILSDLEVRIADWDGRKKISDVIVRKGPFLKLYSAYIREFQNQSDHLDYCCQTYPNFACALKAFESSERCTKLNLKHYMLKPVQRIPQYRLLLEEYLKYLPENHPDYVDTQTALAIVANVATHANDTMKQGTNFMKMLALQDRLSSGGGGSGGGGDHEGSSSSRGPRYELLRPGRYLLKEGELLKLCRREMQLRYFILLSDVLLYTSFASSSPGGALRLNYELPLEGMRVETPRAEDFKNEFSVISTSRSFTLQASSAEERDEWLRALREAIADNASRRSTFQQVLLQERLPSSSFTLGKQAPVWIPDYRVTMCQHCTATFTLTFRRHHCRACGKVVCDPCSSNRAPLLYKKNKVERVCDPCFEVLQQDFEEKSKGLKENGQHQHQQEDRQKGKEPDNLKAQFRRGMRESKSNRIRNKRKVPERLMEVCANDISSQMSGYLLMMVRRSWRRGWFVLKDRVLYEYRAPQDVCALYSLPVLGYQVEAINKDREVTEDVDDCLAFQLTHLNQSPLVFQADSPHLAEKWIQAMKEAVVLN, from the exons ATGAGTATTGTTCAGGAATCAGCTTCCCCACGAGGCGCCTCCTCCTGGGCAGACCTGAGCAGCGATGCCGCTGCCGACCACCGCCTGGTGATTCCTCAGCTGGAGGAAGGCCGCCGCGCTTCGTGGAGCGGCGGTGCTGAGGGAATGGCTCCGGAGAGTCAGTCTGGCTCATTCACTAGTAGGAGGTCTCTCGCGTTAATATTCGGCTCTTTAGGAAAAGGTAAGAGATATGCCCGACGTCAGGAGATGGCGCGCAGCAAGACACTCACTCGACCGGAAGGTGCCAGACCCAGCAGTCAGTTTTATGTGGACCTTCCCAAAGACGAGAGCGCCGTTAGTGCGTTCTCCGCTGAACACACTTCCGGTCAGGCTGAATCCAGAGAAGAGACACCCCCGGGACCCAGTGAACAACAGCAagagaagcagcaacagcagcctcAACACCAGGCCTCAAAGTCACCTATCAGCCCCGGTGGAACTCCGCTCCGTGGAGTGTTGGTGCTGCCAGCGGCGGCGCGACAGTCCTCCGCTTACCTAGTTAGGGCACGGCTCTTCTCGGGAGACTCCAGCCCACCTCCGTCGCCCAAGGGCACCATGGGTTCGGCGCCTTCCATTGACAACCAAGAGGAGCCGAGAGAGGCCATCGCACCGTATGTGGTGCAGCAGTACGGCAGCATGCTTGCAGAGCTTACTCAGCACTGCAGAACTAAACAGAACGTAAGTCAGCTCAGGATTGAATCAGGTGAAGAAGACGACACTGACTCCGGGGAcgatgaggaaggagaaagggaagatgaagagaaagacaatgGAGCCGAAGTGGAGACCTGCAGTGAAGTGGCGCTTCAAAGGGCTGACACCTCTGTATCTGAGGCGGCAGAGAGTGACTCTCTCACTAGTGGCATGACTCCTGAAGTGTTGTGTGAGACTAACCAACTGACCTCTAATTCCACTGATCCCACCCCAACCCCTAGTCCTGAACTAACCTCCCAGGAGAAACGGGAGAGAAAGGTTTTTCTTATCGCACAGGAAGTCATGACGTCCGAGCGGGTGTTTGTGGATGTGTTGCGTCTCTTGAATACAGACTTTCGtaagtttgtgtgtgagtggcgagaggggagtgaggaccAGGTTAGCCACGGGCAGCAGGACGCCCCCCCTAGCCCTGTCCTGCCCCTTCACGAGCTCGACAAGGTCCTCAACTACCTGCCACAATTACAGAACCTGAATGAGGAGATCCTGAGTGACCTCGAAGTACGCATCGCAGACTGGGATGGACGCAAGAAGATTTCAGACGTCATCGTGCGGAAGGGGCCCTTCCTCAAACTCTATTCAGCCTACATACGAGAATTCCAGAACCAGAGTGACCACCTCGACTACTGTTGCCAGACCTACCCTAATTTTGCATGCGCTCTCAAGGCATTCGAGTCCTCAGAAAGGTGCACCAAACTTAACCTGAAACACTACATGCTCAAGCCCGTACAGCGGATCCCCCAGTACCGCCTTCTTCTGGAGGAGTACCTCAAGTACCTTCCCGAGAATCATCCCGACTACGTGGACACCCAGACCGCCCTTGCTATCGTCGCCAATGTTGCCACGCACGCCAACGACACCATGAAACAGGGG ACCAATTTCATGAAGATGTTGGCGCTGCAGGATCGTCTaagtagcggcggcggcggtagcggaggcggcggcgaccacgaaggcagcagcagtagcagaggCCCCCGCTACGAGCTGCTCCGCCCCGGTCGATACCTGCTGAAGGAAGGGGAACTGCTCAAACTCTGCAGAAGAGAGATGCAGCTGCGGTACTTTATTCTG CTGTCGGACGTCCTGCTCTATACCAGCTTCGCCAGTAGCAGCCCCGGCGGCGCCCTCAGACTCAACTATGAGCTGCCGCTGGAGGGCATGAGAGTGGAGACGCCGCGGGCCGAGGATTTCAAGAATGAGTTCAGCGTCATCTCCACGTCACGTTCCTTCACGCTTCAGGCAAG CTCAGCGGAGGAGCGCGACGAGTGGCTGAGGGCGCTGAGGGAAGCCATCGCCGATAATGCCTCCCGCCGGTCCACCTTCCAACAAGTCCTCCTCCAGGAGAGGCTGCCCtcgtcctccttcactctcGGCAAGCAG GCCCCAGTGTGGATCCCTGACTACAGGGTAACCATGTGCCAGCACTGCACGGCCACATTCACCCTCACCTTCAGGCGGCACCACTGTCGCGCCTGTGGGAAG GTGGTGTGTGATCCCTGCTCATCCAACCGAGCACCTCTGCTgtacaagaagaacaaggtggAGAGGGTGTGTGATCCTTGCTTTGAGGTACTGCAGCAGGACTTTGAGGAAAAGTCCAAGGGTCTTAAGGAAAATGGGCAGCATCAGCACCAACAGGAGGATAGACAAAAGGGGAAAGAGCCAGACAATCTGAAGGCTCAATTTCGGCGAGGCATGCGAGAGTCCAAGTCAAACAGGATCCGTAACAAGAGAAAGGTTCCAGAAAGACTGATGGAG GTGTGTGCTAACGACATCTCTTCCCAAATGAGCGGATACCTGCTGATGATGGTGCGGCGGTCCTGGCGGCGGGGCTGGTTTGTGCTCAAGGACCGTGTGCTGTATGAGTACCGTGCACCACAGGATGTTTGTGCCCTTTACAGCCTCCCAGTACTTGGCTACCAGGTGGAAGCCATCAACAAG GACCGGGAGGTGACTGAGGATGTAGATGACTGCCTTGCCTTCCAGCTCACCCATCTTAACCAGTCACCACTTGTCTTCCAAGCTGACTCTCCACATCTAGCTGAGAA GTGGATTCAAGCCATGAAAGAAGCAGTAGTGCTGAACTGA